The genomic region ATGGCTTCCCTCGCACGGTGGAGCAGGCCGAGATCCTCAACGACCTGTTGGCCAAGAACAACCAGAGCCTGGATGGCGTGCTCAACTTCCAGGTCTCCGATGACGTCGTCGTCGAGCGCATGCTGGCTCGTGGCCGCGCCGATGACAACGAGGAAACCATCCGCACCCGCATGTCCGTCTACCGCGACGAGACCATGCCACTGATCGACCACTACGGCGATCAGATCATCGACATCAAGGCCGAAGGCACCGTCGACGAGATCAATGACGCCGCGATGAAAGCCATCGGCAAGTAAATGGGACGACGCAGCCGCAAGAACCTAATTCCAGCGCGCACGCCAGGTGAGCTGGATGCCATGCAAGCCGCCGGTGAGATTGTCGGCCGCACCCTGCAGGCGGTGCGTGCGGCTGCCAAACCCGGGGTGTCGACGATGGAGCTTGACGCCCTAGCGGAACAAACCATCCGCGACGCCGGAGCCGTCCCCACCTTTTTAGGCTACGGCGGCTTTACCGGAAGTATCTGCACCTCCGTCAATGACGTGATTGTCCACGGCATTCCCAATGATCAGCACATCCTCAAAGATGGCGACTTGGTCTCCATTGACTGCGGCGCGACCTTAGACGGTTGGGTAGGGGACTCCGCCTGGACCTTCGGCATTGGGGAGCTCGCAGAAAACGCACAAAAGCTTAACGATGCCACCGCGTGGATCCTTGACCAAGGCATTCAAGCCATGCAGCCGGGCAACCGCTTGACCGATATCTCCCACGCGATCGAGGTTGCCACCGCGGCGGCCGAAGAGAAGTGGGATGTTGACCTCTTTATCGTCGATGGCTTTGGCGGCCACGGCATTGGCCGGACGATGCACGAAGATCCTTTCCTTCCCAACGAAGGTAAAGCCAACCGGGGCCCGCTGATCCAAGAAGGTTCCACGCTCGCTATTGAGCCGCTGATTACCTTGGGCACCGAAGACAACTTCGTTGATGCTGATGATGAGTGGACTGTCTACACCGAGGACGGCTCTTGGGCTGCGCACTGGGAACACACGGTGGCCGCAACGGCGAATGGCCCGAGAATTTTGACGCCACGCTCCTCATAAACTATGCGAAAGTTGGCAGCAAGGTCTATACTTCTTGCCATGTTGAATTCCAGCTTTGCCGGTGTCCGCCGCGGGATCGTAGCTTTGGCTGCGTCTGTCGCCACTGGGGTAGCGCTTCTCGGCGCCTCCCCAGCGGCCCAGGCTCAGCCCGCAGTGCCTGAACTGCCTGATTTCGCCCAGAGTTCTACCGATATCACCTTTGATGACGTCTTAAACCAGACCCGCGAAAATGCGTGGGATTCCCGTAACGCCTTTTTGAGCCAGGTCAGCGATTTCGACCCGAACGCTGCCCGTCAAATCAAGCCAGTGCTCGATAGCGCCATTGACGTCACCTTCCCGGGACTGCGCGCTCAGAAAGAACGTGAAGAAGTCCAGCGTCTCGCAGCTATCCGCGAATCTCGTGAGGCCGAGGTAGCAGCCGAGAGGGCACGCGCCGAAGAAGCAGCACGCCAAGCTGAGGCAGAGCGCCAGCGCCAAGAGTTCAACGTTGGTCCCTGTCCTGCTGATGCCGATGTTTGCGTCGACATCGACGGCCGCCGCACCTGGTTGCAAAACAACGGTGAAATCTCCTACGTCGCGCCGTCGATGGCTCCAGGCAAGCCTGGCGAAGACACCCCACGCGGTACTTTCTACGTCAACCGCAAGGTCAAAGACGAGATCTCTTACGAGTTCAACAACGCTCCGATGCCGTACGCGATCTACTTCACCAACAACGGCCACGCTTTCCACATGGGCAACCCAGCCTATGACTCCGCAGGCTGTGTCCGCTTGCCAGAGCAAGCAGCGCTGACCTTCTGGAATGACCTGCAAATCGGCGACAAGGTCTTCATCTACTAATTCGGACCCTATAAATTCCGCCAAAGCTGTATCGGCGCGAACTTCCTGCACATTGGGAAGTTCGCGCCATTTTTATGCCGTTCCCCGTGTGGGCACCACCCGACGAAATACAGCCGCTCGCCGACAATTGTCCGTGTGCTCATCGTGGGTGTTAAACTGCCTGCCATGTGTTGTGCAAGCATTGCAGTAGTGGAGAACAACCGTCGATAACGGCGGTACCCACTGTTAATTAATGAGTTCCGCCGTTCTACCGGTCCTGCCGGGCGGCGTCTTTTCGCATGCCCGGTTCCGTCTACGGATTCGCGGAGCTATCTCTTGCCAATTTATACACGTGGCCGTCACGAGCACGGCCAGAATTTTCTGAACGATAAAACTATTCAAAAGGCGGTCATTGACCGCGTTAAAGCGACCGCTGGTCCCATCATCGAGATTGGGCCTGGGGCTGGGGCGCTTACTAATCATCTGAGCACGCTGGACAGACCGCTGACTGCGGTCGAAATCGATGGCAGTCTGGTCCACCATTTGAAACAACACCTGCACCCGGGCGCGGAGATTGTGCACGGCGACTTCCTCCACTACCGACTACCTGAAACTCCATTTGTGATTGTAGGCAACCTGCCTTTTCACCAGATTACAGCGATGCTTCGCCATATTCTCCACGCTCCGAGGTGGACGCACGCAGTCCTCATTGTTCAGTGGGAAGTAGCCAGTCGCCGAGCAAGCATCGGGGGAGCGACAATGATGACCGCCCAATGGTGGCCTTGGTTCGACTTTGAATTGGGACAACGCGTACCCGCGCATTCCTTCACGCCAGCGCCGAGCGTTGATGGTGGGCTATTGACAATTGCCCGTCGCACAAGGCCTTTACTACCTCGGCAGGAACGCAAGGCGTTTCAATCCATGGTGCATAAGGTGTTTACGGGACGTGGTCGCGGCATTGTGCAAATTGCTTCCCGTATGAAGCTGTTCAACGACGCCCGCCAGGCGCGCAAGTGGGCGCTTGATTCGGGCCTGAAACACACCGCGTTGCCAAAAGATCTCTCAGCTCACCACTGGGTCGATCTCTACCGGGTCAGCGGCAGCGCCCCGCCCAAACGTCGGCGCAATTAGGCGTCTGCATTGCATAGAAAAGGCGCGGGCATCTCTGTGGTGAGATGCCCGCGCCTAGATTTCGATATGCGGCAAGATTAGATGCGGCGGCTGATGTAGGAGCCGACGACTTCGTTGAATTCTTCTGCGCGTTCTACTTGAGACCAGTGCCCACACTGGGAGAAGATATGCGCATCAGCATGTGGAACGGTGTTTAAGATATCCCAGGTACGTGATACAGGGATTACATGGTCTTGCATGCCATGAATGAGTAGTACTGGAATGTCGAGTTTGGCGAGCCGTTCGAAATCTAACGGGACCTCATTACGGTCTCGATCTCGGGCAGCGACAACTTCCTTCAGACGGTCGGAAGCGGTGTCGTTCAGAGCTGACTGATAACGAAGTTTTACTAGTTCGTCAGTGACGAGTTCCTTGTTGACCACAAAAAGCTCTAGGGTCTCACGGATACCTTCTTCGGAAAGGTTTGGGTTAGAGTGCCCCTTCAAAGCCTTGGTGAGCTGGGCACCTCCGGTGCCCATAGACACGATGCCCAAAAGACGTTCGGGGTAGTCAAGGGCGAACTGGAATGCCAGCCAGCCGCCCAAGGAGTTACCCACAATCCAGGTCTTTTCGATACCAAGCGCGTCGAGCACGCGTACAGCGTGGCGGACCCATTCTTTGATTCCGTATTGAACATCATCGGCCGCGATGCTTTGGCCGTAGCCAATGGAGTCAATGGCAATGCAGCGTCCATATTCACTCAGCTGTGGCAGGTTCAGCCACCAGTTAGCAGCAGCGGTTACTCCGGTGCCTGAGCCATGGAGGAACAAAATTGGAGTTCCTTCACCAAGCTCGTGGTAGTGGGTGAGTTCTCCTTCGGCAGTCTCGATCCATTTGTCCTCGAGACCGAAGAATTTGTCGGTAGTGTACTTCGGGATTTCAACAGTCATGTGTATGTTCCTTTCGTGTTTTATTAAACAGTGGCCGTGGATTTCTTGAGGTCGAGTGCGACCTCAATGATCATGTCTTCTTGGCCGCCGACATATCCGCGGCGTCCGACTTCCGCCAAAATCTCCGGGGCAGGGATGTCATAGCGCTCGGCGGCGCGTTCGGCGTGGAGCAGGAAGGAGTTGTATACGCCCATTTGACCTTGCACGATTGAACCGCGATCCATTGATGGCAGACGGTTAACCATTCCTTTTAGTAGGTCAGCCGCGTCAAGGATTTTCTTCGTATCTACTCCAGTCTCGATGCCCAAGCGCTCAAAAGCGATAGCAGCGACCTCGGTTGGGGTATTGCCGGCACCTGCGCCCAGTCCGGCAAGTGAACCGTCAATTTGAGAAGCACCAGCTTCTACTGCCAATACGGAATTCGCGACGCCAAATGACATATTTTGATGGCCATGAAAGCCCACTTGTGCGCGGTCACCGATGGCATCGTAAAGCGCGGCAACGCGGTCTTTGGCTTCATTCATGATCAATGCGCCCGCGGAGTCGACCACAGATACGCACTGGCACCCAGCATCTACCATGATGCTCGCCTGTTGCGCTAGTTCGGCCGGGCTACTTCGGTGCGAGAGCATCAAAAATCCGGCGGTTTCCATGCCAAGTTCACGGGCTGCCTGAAAGTGCTGGATAGAAACATCTGCCTCAGTACAGTGCGTTGCAATACGCACCATCTTGGCACCTCGGGCATGTGCTTCTTTAAGGTCGTGAATTGTGCCCAACCCCGGCAAGAGCAGTGCGGCAATTTTAGCGTTCTTCGCTTCATCCGCTGCGGATTCAATTAAATCTAGGTCGGATACCTGAGAGAAACCGTAATTAAAAGACGAGCCACCAAGACCGTCACCATGGGTGACTTCAATCATCTCGATGTTGGCATCGTCAAGCGCTCGCACCACCTGGCGAACTTGTTGCTCAGTATATTGATGGCGAACGGAGTGCGAACCGTCGCGCAGCGTGGTGTCATTCAAACGGATTTTAGTCATGATATTTCCTTATGCGGTGGTCGATGCTGCAACTTGCTTATTGCGAAGCAAGTCAACATAGCGGTCAGCGGTAGCAACAGCAGCCGAAGTAATGATGTCCAAGTTTCCGGCATAATCCGGCAGATGGTCGCCGGCCCCGGTGACTTCGATGAGGACGGTCAGCCGACCCCAGCCATTCCAAGCATCGGAAGCTTCGTCGAATTGAGGCGCTGCGGTGAGGCGATAGCCGTCGACGTAGCTTTGCACGGTTTCGACCATTGCCTGGATGGATGCACGAATCTCATCCTGTAATTCGCCGGGCACAGCAGCCTCTGGTGGGAGTGAACAGTACACCGTGTTGCGCATCTTCATAGGTGGTTCCACTGGGTTGAGGATGATGATGGCCTTGCCTTTTTTGGCACCACCGACGACCTCTAGGGCTTTAGCGGTAGTTTCGGTGAACTCATCAACGTTTGCGCGAGTACCCGGACCGGCAGAGCGCGAAGAAATTGATGCGACGATTTCAGCATATTCCACAGGTACGATGCGGCTGACTGCTGAAACGATTGGTGTTGTTGCTTGCCCTCCGCAGGTAATTAGGTTGACGTTATCAACGGCTTCAAGTTCATCTAGGTTTACCGATGGGCAGCAGTATGGCCCGACTGCGGCAGGGGTCAGGTCGATAGCGTGGATGCCTGCCTCGCGGTAGCGAGGGGCATTCGCTTGGTGTGCGCTTGCCGATGTCGCCTCGAAGACGATATCGGGAAGAACCTTTTGGGACAGGAGCCAATCGACGCCTTCAGCGGATGCAGTGATACCGAGTTCTTCGGCACGCTTGAGACCGGAAGAATCTGGATCCACACCGATCATGTAGATGGGCTCGATGTTTCTTGACTTGCGGAGCAGTTTTTTGAGCAAATCGGTGCCGATATTTCCGGGACCAACGACTGCTGCGGTTAATTTCTTTGTCATGATTGTCCTTAAATGAGACGAGGGGGAAACTAGCTGAAAGTAAGGGAAAGTGATCCATGGGTGCCGTAGTCGACATCCAGTTTGTCGCCGGGGGCAAAGGCAACAGCGCCACAGAAGCTTCCGGTCAAGACAATGGATCCTGCCTTGATGAGGGTGCCTTGCTCTCCGAGAGTTTGAGCTAGCCACTGCAGTGGGATGAGGGGATCACCCATGACATCGGATCCTTTTCCGGAGCCAGCTGCTTCGTTGTTGAGTGTCATTGTTGCTTCCACGCCGGCGAGTTCTCCAAGCTCCACGTCAATGGCATCACCGAGCACAATCGCGCCGCATGAGGCATTATCAGCGACGGTGTCGACCAATCGGATGTCCCAATTTGCGATACGGGAGTCGATGATCTCGACGGCGAGGTGCACGGTGTCGATGGCCTCCTGCACTTGGGCGAGGGAGGCATCGGCAGGCAAATCTGCATTGAGAGTAAAAGCCAATTCAGGCTCGACTTTTGGCGCGATAAAGCTTGCCGTCGGGATGGGCTGGCCAGCATCGAAGCGCATGCGGTCGGTGAAGAAACCGAAATCCGGACTGGCGACGCCAAGTTGCTGCTGCATCGCTAGCGAAGTCAGCCCAATTTTATGACCGATAACGGTGTGCCCTTGGTCTTCAAAAGCACGTTGTTGCCAGCGCTGAATACGGTAGGCGCCGGCAATGTCTAACTTGTCGATGGTCTCCCGCGGCGGCACAACAGTTTTATGCGAGGTATATGCGTCAAATAGTTGAGAAGCGACCTCATCATGGAGTTGAGCGATTTGTGACATGTGATGACTTTCGTTGGTAGTGGGCTACTGCGCAGTGAGAATGCCAAATCCGGCGATGAACTCTGGGATCGGGCGATAGTAATCGACACCGATCTGATAGTCAGGGTTGACGGCATGCAGCGCGGAAAATGCAGCGATCCACGTGCGAACCTCATGGCTGGAGTGACCAGCTACCGCCTCCATATCCTTGTAGTTATAGGCGTCGAAACGGCTCGGATCGCCAGATTTGCAATCTTCCATGAACTGCTTGTCCCACTCGGGAGCAATATCCATGATGTCGGCTTCGCCGCGAGCAAATTTCTTGCCGGTTTCAATGACTCGGGATTCGCGCAGCGCGCGGGACTCCGGAGTACGAGAATCACGGTTGAGCAACATTGCTCGTTGTTCAGGGGTGGCTTCGTCCCAGCGCGGCAACGGTGGATCGTGGGAAAGTCCGCCGGAAGCTACGAACAGTACCTTTTTGTCAGAGTCACGGAAGTAGCTGCCGACGGCCGCGCCCATCGCGCGAATGCGAGAGACCGGCGTGAAAGGACGGGCGACACCGTTGGTGTAGATAGGAATTAACGGTTTGACGTTGGGGTTGCCGTCGAAAACGATTTCTAGCGGCTGGACGGCTCCGTGGTCGACTTCCATCTTGCGGGAAATGGCAATATCGACGTCTTGCTCAAGCACAAACTGTGCCAGGTCTTCAGCGGTTTTGGTATCGACGTTGAGGTCTCCATCAAAGCTGTCGTAGTCACCGGTGCCGAAAGCTTCGAAACCGATGC from Corynebacterium ammoniagenes DSM 20306 harbors:
- a CDS encoding 3-carboxyethylcatechol 2,3-dioxygenase, whose protein sequence is MPAALLAMSHSPLLHHNPPAEEVQAELDQKFDEIKKFVHDYDPDRIVVFWPDHFNGFFYELMPPFCIGFEAFGTGDYDSFDGDLNVDTKTAEDLAQFVLEQDVDIAISRKMEVDHGAVQPLEIVFDGNPNVKPLIPIYTNGVARPFTPVSRIRAMGAAVGSYFRDSDKKVLFVASGGLSHDPPLPRWDEATPEQRAMLLNRDSRTPESRALRESRVIETGKKFARGEADIMDIAPEWDKQFMEDCKSGDPSRFDAYNYKDMEAVAGHSSHEVRTWIAAFSALHAVNPDYQIGVDYYRPIPEFIAGFGILTAQ
- a CDS encoding acetaldehyde dehydrogenase (acetylating) — its product is MTKKLTAAVVGPGNIGTDLLKKLLRKSRNIEPIYMIGVDPDSSGLKRAEELGITASAEGVDWLLSQKVLPDIVFEATSASAHQANAPRYREAGIHAIDLTPAAVGPYCCPSVNLDELEAVDNVNLITCGGQATTPIVSAVSRIVPVEYAEIVASISSRSAGPGTRANVDEFTETTAKALEVVGGAKKGKAIIILNPVEPPMKMRNTVYCSLPPEAAVPGELQDEIRASIQAMVETVQSYVDGYRLTAAPQFDEASDAWNGWGRLTVLIEVTGAGDHLPDYAGNLDIITSAAVATADRYVDLLRNKQVAASTTA
- a CDS encoding L,D-transpeptidase, translating into MLNSSFAGVRRGIVALAASVATGVALLGASPAAQAQPAVPELPDFAQSSTDITFDDVLNQTRENAWDSRNAFLSQVSDFDPNAARQIKPVLDSAIDVTFPGLRAQKEREEVQRLAAIRESREAEVAAERARAEEAARQAEAERQRQEFNVGPCPADADVCVDIDGRRTWLQNNGEISYVAPSMAPGKPGEDTPRGTFYVNRKVKDEISYEFNNAPMPYAIYFTNNGHAFHMGNPAYDSAGCVRLPEQAALTFWNDLQIGDKVFIY
- the dmpG gene encoding 4-hydroxy-2-oxovalerate aldolase, with translation MTKIRLNDTTLRDGSHSVRHQYTEQQVRQVVRALDDANIEMIEVTHGDGLGGSSFNYGFSQVSDLDLIESAADEAKNAKIAALLLPGLGTIHDLKEAHARGAKMVRIATHCTEADVSIQHFQAARELGMETAGFLMLSHRSSPAELAQQASIMVDAGCQCVSVVDSAGALIMNEAKDRVAALYDAIGDRAQVGFHGHQNMSFGVANSVLAVEAGASQIDGSLAGLGAGAGNTPTEVAAIAFERLGIETGVDTKKILDAADLLKGMVNRLPSMDRGSIVQGQMGVYNSFLLHAERAAERYDIPAPEILAEVGRRGYVGGQEDMIIEVALDLKKSTATV
- the erm gene encoding 23S ribosomal RNA methyltransferase Erm gives rise to the protein MPIYTRGRHEHGQNFLNDKTIQKAVIDRVKATAGPIIEIGPGAGALTNHLSTLDRPLTAVEIDGSLVHHLKQHLHPGAEIVHGDFLHYRLPETPFVIVGNLPFHQITAMLRHILHAPRWTHAVLIVQWEVASRRASIGGATMMTAQWWPWFDFELGQRVPAHSFTPAPSVDGGLLTIARRTRPLLPRQERKAFQSMVHKVFTGRGRGIVQIASRMKLFNDARQARKWALDSGLKHTALPKDLSAHHWVDLYRVSGSAPPKRRRN
- a CDS encoding 2-keto-4-pentenoate hydratase, whose amino-acid sequence is MSQIAQLHDEVASQLFDAYTSHKTVVPPRETIDKLDIAGAYRIQRWQQRAFEDQGHTVIGHKIGLTSLAMQQQLGVASPDFGFFTDRMRFDAGQPIPTASFIAPKVEPELAFTLNADLPADASLAQVQEAIDTVHLAVEIIDSRIANWDIRLVDTVADNASCGAIVLGDAIDVELGELAGVEATMTLNNEAAGSGKGSDVMGDPLIPLQWLAQTLGEQGTLIKAGSIVLTGSFCGAVAFAPGDKLDVDYGTHGSLSLTFS
- the map gene encoding type I methionyl aminopeptidase, with the protein product MGRRSRKNLIPARTPGELDAMQAAGEIVGRTLQAVRAAAKPGVSTMELDALAEQTIRDAGAVPTFLGYGGFTGSICTSVNDVIVHGIPNDQHILKDGDLVSIDCGATLDGWVGDSAWTFGIGELAENAQKLNDATAWILDQGIQAMQPGNRLTDISHAIEVATAAAEEKWDVDLFIVDGFGGHGIGRTMHEDPFLPNEGKANRGPLIQEGSTLAIEPLITLGTEDNFVDADDEWTVYTEDGSWAAHWEHTVAATANGPRILTPRSS
- a CDS encoding alpha/beta fold hydrolase, translated to MTVEIPKYTTDKFFGLEDKWIETAEGELTHYHELGEGTPILFLHGSGTGVTAAANWWLNLPQLSEYGRCIAIDSIGYGQSIAADDVQYGIKEWVRHAVRVLDALGIEKTWIVGNSLGGWLAFQFALDYPERLLGIVSMGTGGAQLTKALKGHSNPNLSEEGIRETLELFVVNKELVTDELVKLRYQSALNDTASDRLKEVVAARDRDRNEVPLDFERLAKLDIPVLLIHGMQDHVIPVSRTWDILNTVPHADAHIFSQCGHWSQVERAEEFNEVVGSYISRRI
- a CDS encoding adenylate kinase produces the protein MRLVLLGPPGAGKGTQAAILSEKLNVPHISTGDLFRANIGEGTPLGVEAKSYMDAGKLVPTDVTARMVEDRLSQDDAANGFLLDGFPRTVEQAEILNDLLAKNNQSLDGVLNFQVSDDVVVERMLARGRADDNEETIRTRMSVYRDETMPLIDHYGDQIIDIKAEGTVDEINDAAMKAIGK